The genomic segment CCCCATAATGCATCATGTAAGGATACTCCACCCACACCAAAATCATGAATCATTAAGCCTAACCACAATAAGGGTAAGGTTAGCAGATCTGGTAACAACCAGGTCTTGAGATCTATCAAGAACAATAACAACAGCGTCCAGGTGAGAATCAAAGTTAGCCATGCCCAGTCTTTGTTAGGTAGCATATAAAAATCAAAGCAAGTGATCAAGGTACAAACAAGTCCTACAAACAATTCTCGCCATTTACTGAGAGCTACTTTATTTCTATCAGGCTGAATACGCTCTGCGTAGTAATGAGCAAAACGGTAAATCATCCATCCCATGACAAAACCAAGAAGACCTAAAAAAGCTAAGGCATCAATCAATGAGATATTATCTCTAGTCATTTAAACTTCGCTGCTTCGCAGATAAGATAGGGTTAGTTTGTAATCTCACCGTTTTCACCATGCGGTCTTGTGTTTGAATAATCTCCACTGGATAACCGTCAATTTTCAAGGCAGTGCCAGGCTCCGGAATATCCTCCAGTGTCTCTAAAATCAACCCATTGAGGGTTCGGGGACCCTCTAAATGAAAACGGGTATTGAGTTTACGATTTAAATCACGTAAAGAACAGGATCCGTCAACAAGATAAACCCCCTTTTCTTCCTCAGTGAAGTAACTGTTTTGATGAGGTAATTGACTACTAAACTCACCGACAATTTCCTCAAGGATATCCTCCACCGACACCAATCCCTGTAACTCTCCGTACTCATCCACTACCAAAGCTATTTTACGCCGGTTCTCTTGAAAATTATTTAGCTGAGTAAAAAGTGGCGTATTCTCAGGCACAAAATAAGGCGGGTCGGTAATGGCTTTAATCGCCTCAATACTTATTGGTTCCTGATGAACTTGATTAAATAATTTACGTACATGCAAGACTCCTAGCACTGCGTCTGGATCACCATCATAAATCAATTGCAAGGTATGGTTGGAGGTAGATAATTGCTGTTCAATTAACTCTAGCGGAGAGGATAGATCTATCCCCTCAATATGACTTCTGGGTATCATCACATCCTTAACCATTACGTCTGTTAAGTTAAATAAATTCATTAAAATATGATGGTGCTTTTGTGGAATAAAACGGCTACCTTCTAATACCATTACTCTTAGTTCTTCTAGGGTCACTCCTGCATTCAAATTGTTTTGCTTAGGCTTTAAACCTGTCATAGTTAACAAAGCTTGAACAAATAAATTAACAAACCAAACAATGGGATAACACAAGCGCAACAAGGGTACTAGAATATAACTCACATGGAGAGCGATTGTCTCTGAATAAGCTGCTCCTAAAATTTTGGGTGTAATTTCAGAAAAAATTAAAATAGCCAAGGTGACAAGAATGGTACCGATAGTTAAGGCAACCTCACCCCTACCTAGCAATCGGACTGTTAAAACAGTCACAATGGCTGCGGAAGCTGCATTAATAAAATTGTTACCTAAGAGTAGAACGCCTAATAAACGGTCTGTGTGCTCAAGTAACTCTTGGGTGAGTTTAGCGCCATGATGGCCCTGCTCAACCCAATACTTAAGACGAAAGCGATTAAGAGCCATCATGCTGGTTTCAGCCATTGAGAAAAAACCAGACAATACCAGTAGAACAGCTAAGACGCTAAGTAGCACCCCTATAGGGACATCATCCAAGATTAAAATTCGCTAATAAAAACAAGACGTTAGTATGTTACAGATTGGACTTTACTGTCAAGATCGATGTAACAGTACCTCAAGTACAAACTTACTTCCCACGTAGGCCAAAACCAACATGATAAAACCTGATTCAACGAATAAAGCCGCACGCCTACCACGCCAGCCGTAGTTAAGACGCCCCACCATTAACACCGCATAGATCAACCATGAGAGAAAGGAGAAAACCACCTTATGGCTAAGCACGAGGGGTTTACCAAAAATGTTCTCGGAAAAAAAGATACCGCTAATTAAGGTCCCCGTTAAAAATATAAATCCTATCCATAACATCTGAAACAAAATTGCATCCATGGCCACAAGAGAAGGCCAGCGAGCAATATGGGTCAAGGTCTTGGATAAAATACGTTTCTCTAGCACACGAATAAATAAAGCGTGTATGGTGGCAATACCAAACAAACTATAGGCCATGAGTGAGACCATCACATGTACTTTAAAAGCCAATCCACTATAGTTAACCGCCTTCTCTTCAGTAAAGATTAATGGCGCTAACACACCAGGAATGGCCAGAAACAAAATAACGGGGCGTAACAACCCCATTTGATGGCGAAAGCTAATTAACCAATACATGGCAACAGTGGTGGCTGCGATGAGCGACAAGCTGGGCCCTATAGAAAAATCCAATCGATTATTGACTACAACGCTCTGGTGCAGTAGCTGAATGTGAATAAGCCAAGCCACTAATAGAAAAATTCGCGTAGAGCGCTCCCGGCGCTCAATATGTTCAGGCTTTACCCCTATTTCATTAAAACTGGACCAATCTCTAATACCTAGCATGAGATAGAGGAAAGCAGTGATAAAATAATAGCTATATTCGGATATCATCATAGTAATAGTTTACCATTATCAGCCTCAAGGATTGTTGAGATTATGCTAGATCAACTAACAGATCGCCTCACTGGCGTCATTAAAACACTGCGTGGCCAAGCCCGCCTAACGGAAAGCAACATTCAAGATACGCTCAGAGAAGTGCGTATCGCCCTCCTGGAAGCGGATGTGGCTTTACCGGTAGTTAAACATTTTATCGAAGAAGTGAAAACCAAGGCTCTCGGTCAATCGGTCATGACAAGCCTGACCCCAGGGCAGGCATTAATTGCCGTGGTCCATGAGGAGCTCACTAAGTTAATGGGGGAGTCGAGTGTCGGCTTGTCCCTCTTAACCCAACCCCCAGCTGTCATCTTAATGGCTGGGTTACAGGGCTCTGGAAAAACCACCTCAAGCGGCAAACTGGCCAAATGGCTGAAGGAACAAGATAAGAAAAAAGTATTGTTGGTTAGTTGTGATGTTTACCGTCCTGCTGCCATTGAACAACTTAAAATTCTTGCGCACAGCCTTGAAGTGGATTTTTTTGACTCCGCTGCCAGTGAGTCCCCGGTGGCCATTGCAGAAAAAGCCTTGGACTTTGCTCGCCGTCATTTTTTTGATGTCTTAATTGTCGACACGGCAGGACGCCTCGCTGTGGATGAAGTATTAATGGCAGAAATAAAAGCGTTGCATCAGAGCTTAAACCCCATTGAAACGCTATTTGTGGTGGATGCCATGCAAGGTCAGGATGCCGTTAATACCGCTAAAGCCTTTGGTGAAGCATTACCACTCACCGGTATTGTGGTTACCAAGCTCGATGGCGATGCCCGAGGCGGAGTGGCTTTATCTGTGAAGGAAGTGACACAAAAGCCTATTAAGTTCATCGGAACGGGGGAAAAGCTAACCGGGCTTGAGGTATTTCATCCAGACCGCATCGCTTCTCGCATTCTAGGTATGGGGGATGTGCTGTCTTTAATTGAGGATGCTCAGCGTCACGTTGATCACGTTGAGGCTGAAAAACTAGCCAATAAAATTAAAAAAGGCCTAGACTTTGATTTGGAGGATTTTAAGGCCCAATTAATTCAAATGAAAAAAGCCGGCGGACTCTCCGCCATGATGGACAAACTTCCCGCACAACTGACTAAAAATATACCGCAACAAGGGCCTGTGGATGACAAAGCCATGAACCGTATTGAGGGAATCATTAACAGCATGACTCAGCAAGAAAGACGGTTTCCAGCCATCATTAAGGCCTCCAGAAAGAAGAGAATTGCAGCAGGATCTGGGGTCAGCGTACAAGAAGTTAACCGACTTCTTAATCAGTTTGAGCAAATGCAAAAAATGATGAAGATGATGTCTCGTGGCGGGTTAAGCAAAATGATGCGGGGCATGAAAGGGATGATTCCAGGCTTAAGAGGTTAGGGCTTTTTGAACACCGTCTCTTTACCACTTAATAATTTACGTATATTACTATGGTGATGGGCCAGTAATAATACAGCTAACACGAATACTGTCCAACGTTGAACAGAAGCGGGTGAGAGCCATAGGCTTAATACTGGCGCCACCACTAAGGCAGTCAAAGCAGAGAGAGAGGAAATTCTCGAAAAGATTATCATGAATAGCCATGATAAAAAAGTCAAAGCTCCTAAAAGAGGGTTGAGAGCTAACAAGATCCCTAAGGCAGTAGCCACTCCTTTTCCCCCTTTAAAGCCAAAGAAAATGGGGTAGCCGTGACCGATAAATACAGCCAGCGCCGCGATATCCTCAAGGGCGTTCAAGTGGTGAGGGGAAACAACATGGTTAGTAAGCCATACTGCCAGCCATCCTTTTAACGCATCCCCAAACAGTACCAGTAAAGCTGCTAGTTTATTACCACCACGCAACATATTGGTTGCACCTGGGTTTTTAGACCCAAAGGAGCGAGGATCAGGAAGCCCCATAGCACGACTGACGATGACTGCAAAAGAGAGTGAACCCAGAACATAGGAAAATAAAATGGTAACGATAATCAAGGTCATGGTGTGTTCTCTTCCTTAAACATTTATCCACGCGGATGATGCTGTTGGTGTAGTTGTTTTAACCGCTCACGGGCCACGTGAGTGTATATTTGTGTTGTCGAAATATCCGCATGCCCCAGTAACAGCTGTACCACTCTTAAATCGGCTCCATGATTAACCAAATGCGTAGCAAAGGCATGCCGAAGTGTATGGGGCGAAAGAGGCGTCATGATACCTGCTTTTTTAGCGTATTGCTTAATTAAATACCAAAAACCCTGACGGGTCATCGGTTCTTGGCGGTGATTAATAAACAAGGTTTCGTGAGGTCGTTGCTGCAACAGTTGCGGGCGCGACTCATGCACATATTGTTGACACCAACGATTAGCCTCCATGCCGATAGGCACCAGCCGCTCCTTCCCTCCTTTACCGTTAACACGCACCACTCCTGCATCAAAACTTATTCTGGCTAACGTTAAGCTAATCAATTCAGAAACACGTAATCCGCTGGCGTACAA from the Ferrovum sp. JA12 genome contains:
- a CDS encoding prepilin peptidase → MTRDNISLIDALAFLGLLGFVMGWMIYRFAHYYAERIQPDRNKVALSKWRELFVGLVCTLITCFDFYMLPNKDWAWLTLILTWTLLLLFLIDLKTWLLPDLLTLPLLWLGLMIHDFGVGGVSLHDALWGAVMGYSLPWLIKTGYFLLTQRQGMGQGDFKLLAALGAWLGWQALPLVLLLSSSMGLVVGLFLMWWRRKSLTMALPFGPFLAVAGYLILLKQSH
- a CDS encoding HlyC/CorC family transporter, whose product is MDDVPIGVLLSVLAVLLVLSGFFSMAETSMMALNRFRLKYWVEQGHHGAKLTQELLEHTDRLLGVLLLGNNFINAASAAIVTVLTVRLLGRGEVALTIGTILVTLAILIFSEITPKILGAAYSETIALHVSYILVPLLRLCYPIVWFVNLFVQALLTMTGLKPKQNNLNAGVTLEELRVMVLEGSRFIPQKHHHILMNLFNLTDVMVKDVMIPRSHIEGIDLSSPLELIEQQLSTSNHTLQLIYDGDPDAVLGVLHVRKLFNQVHQEPISIEAIKAITDPPYFVPENTPLFTQLNNFQENRRKIALVVDEYGELQGLVSVEDILEEIVGEFSSQLPHQNSYFTEEEKGVYLVDGSCSLRDLNRKLNTRFHLEGPRTLNGLILETLEDIPEPGTALKIDGYPVEIIQTQDRMVKTVRLQTNPILSAKQRSLND
- a CDS encoding cytochrome C assembly family protein; this translates as MMISEYSYYFITAFLYLMLGIRDWSSFNEIGVKPEHIERRERSTRIFLLVAWLIHIQLLHQSVVVNNRLDFSIGPSLSLIAATTVAMYWLISFRHQMGLLRPVILFLAIPGVLAPLIFTEEKAVNYSGLAFKVHVMVSLMAYSLFGIATIHALFIRVLEKRILSKTLTHIARWPSLVAMDAILFQMLWIGFIFLTGTLISGIFFSENIFGKPLVLSHKVVFSFLSWLIYAVLMVGRLNYGWRGRRAALFVESGFIMLVLAYVGSKFVLEVLLHRS
- the ffh gene encoding signal recognition particle protein, yielding MLDQLTDRLTGVIKTLRGQARLTESNIQDTLREVRIALLEADVALPVVKHFIEEVKTKALGQSVMTSLTPGQALIAVVHEELTKLMGESSVGLSLLTQPPAVILMAGLQGSGKTTSSGKLAKWLKEQDKKKVLLVSCDVYRPAAIEQLKILAHSLEVDFFDSAASESPVAIAEKALDFARRHFFDVLIVDTAGRLAVDEVLMAEIKALHQSLNPIETLFVVDAMQGQDAVNTAKAFGEALPLTGIVVTKLDGDARGGVALSVKEVTQKPIKFIGTGEKLTGLEVFHPDRIASRILGMGDVLSLIEDAQRHVDHVEAEKLANKIKKGLDFDLEDFKAQLIQMKKAGGLSAMMDKLPAQLTKNIPQQGPVDDKAMNRIEGIINSMTQQERRFPAIIKASRKKRIAAGSGVSVQEVNRLLNQFEQMQKMMKMMSRGGLSKMMRGMKGMIPGLRG
- the plsY gene encoding glycerol-3-phosphate 1-O-acyltransferase PlsY: MTLIIVTILFSYVLGSLSFAVIVSRAMGLPDPRSFGSKNPGATNMLRGGNKLAALLVLFGDALKGWLAVWLTNHVVSPHHLNALEDIAALAVFIGHGYPIFFGFKGGKGVATALGILLALNPLLGALTFLSWLFMIIFSRISSLSALTALVVAPVLSLWLSPASVQRWTVFVLAVLLLAHHHSNIRKLLSGKETVFKKP
- the xerD gene encoding site-specific tyrosine recombinase XerD, whose product is MSTNERQLIDQFCDGLWLEEGLSQNTLDSYRRDLVQFQRWLETHHPNTSLNEVAQHHITAWFSYLFLIKHSSARSSARALSSLRRYFRRAVRDGQIVSDPTLNVDSPKLPRSLPKTLSEAQVESLLEAPDVNTPLGLRDRAMLELLYASGLRVSELISLTLARISFDAGVVRVNGKGGKERLVPIGMEANRWCQQYVHESRPQLLQQRPHETLFINHRQEPMTRQGFWYLIKQYAKKAGIMTPLSPHTLRHAFATHLVNHGADLRVVQLLLGHADISTTQIYTHVARERLKQLHQQHHPRG